In Leptospira montravelensis, the DNA window GGGGAATGGATTATGAAGATTTCCAAAAAAGAAATCTTTCTCAAATGGATTTAGAGAAAAAAAAGTCTCTCTCTGATTTTGTCGTAACTAACGATAATCAAAGGGAGAAACTAAAAGAACAAATTGTCATCATCGATTCAGAAATCAAAAAAAGGATTAAAAAATGAAAGAAAGAGTATTTTACGTAATTAACCTAGACAAACAAAGAATTGGAGTTTTATCCCTCTTTCTCTTTGCACTTTTCTTTTCTATTTTTTTCCTTGGGGTTTCTGTAGGACGCGGGAAACAAGAAGAGGCACAAACTTTTCAGAAAAAAAGTGAACTGACTCAAACGAACCCAGAGACAACGGAAACCACAATCCCAGCACCAGTAGCAACTAACGGAACAGAGGCAACTGTTGGAACCAATGCGGCCTCTTCTCTTGTCCAAGGAACCAAATCCAAAGAACAGACAATCGCTTCCCAAGAGATTCCAATGGCGGATGTCGGAAACCATCCTTACTTTGTAGAAACTTCTACTGCAAAAGATGAGGAAGAAGAGAAAAAACAACAAATTGTTGATTTGACAAAACGAAAAGAAAAACAAGCGGTTAGTGCAAAACAAGAAGAACGATTTAAAAACTTGGCTCCCACTGCAAAGTCTTCCAAATCACAAAAACTTCCTTCGCAAGTATCCAAGGTTGATAAAACAGATGGAAAACAATTTACCATCCAACTTGCTGCTTTTGCCAGCAGACAATCTGCAGAAACTTTTTTATCACAACTAAAAGCAGATAACAATGGTAAGCTGCCAGCTAAATCTTTTATCGTTGTAAAAAATGGATTCTTTGTGGTGCAAATGGGAAAATCCAAAGACAAAGGATCTCTTTCCAAAGTTCTCTCAAAAACTTCT includes these proteins:
- a CDS encoding SPOR domain-containing protein, with the protein product MKERVFYVINLDKQRIGVLSLFLFALFFSIFFLGVSVGRGKQEEAQTFQKKSELTQTNPETTETTIPAPVATNGTEATVGTNAASSLVQGTKSKEQTIASQEIPMADVGNHPYFVETSTAKDEEEEKKQQIVDLTKRKEKQAVSAKQEERFKNLAPTAKSSKSQKLPSQVSKVDKTDGKQFTIQLAAFASRQSAETFLSQLKADNNGKLPAKSFIVVKNGFFVVQMGKSKDKGSLSKVLSKTSMPKEIKSKAMVVSYQPLS